A single window of Aquarana catesbeiana isolate 2022-GZ linkage group LG10, ASM4218655v1, whole genome shotgun sequence DNA harbors:
- the MAG gene encoding myelin-associated glycoprotein isoform X1 — MEWRWKSLPLLFILIEGALSRHWAAWMPASISAFKDTCVAIPCSFNYPEDIRPTMIHGIWYFNSPYPKNFPPVVFKSKTSTAHEIYMGRTKMIGDLQESNCSIQIDQVSSELQGKYYFRADLGGYNQYTYSEHANLYILDEPFVVQPQEIISGSETEITCLVDDNCPDMKPTVTWMDIEGLEHHMVFARLEENNLSWKQTSTLKFLPSHKNNGQRLGCRVTYPGTELEYKGFVTMDVKYAPRIVDINSSTETTEGTQLVFVCVVDSNPMSRIMWLKDDVVLKEDFTGNLTLELEYVTYNHDGVYLCAAENDYGRTNKSMGLAVMYAPWKPSVNVSLVAIEGETVTMFCNTQGNPDPILSIVKDKQILNSVIFENELVLEIPSVTHEHDGEYWCLAENQYGHSNSSFNLTVVFSPIVLSESKCTVTKDNVQCMCTVKSNPDPYIMFEIPEKNFTVSELNAEFVHSQRNGYTVSSILTLQKETELPKVVLCSASNLYGKKIHELGFQDTDSMLWAKIGPVGAVVVFVILVAVGGYMIKTREKKPMTESSSFIQTETSPSYSGDASKKKPLGKIENRFLSISERILLSKRHQPKPMDSEYANIDFSKRNVKDIYTSPEELTEYAEIRVK; from the exons ATGGAATGGCGGTGGAAATCATTACCTTTACTCTTCATTCTAATAGAAG GTGCGTTGAGTAGACACTGGGCAGCTTGGATGCCAGCGTCCATTTCTGCTTTTAAAGACACTTGCGTAGCCATCCCATGTAGCTTCAACTATCCAGAAGACATCCGACCAACGATGATCCACGGCATCTGGTACTTCAACAGTCCGTACCCTAAAAACTTCCCTCCCGTGGTCTTCAAATCCAAGACCAGCACGGCGCATGAGATCTACATGGGACGCACCAAAATGATTGGGGACCTCCAGGAGTCCAACTGCTCCATACAGATCGACCAGGTCAGCAGTGAGCTGCAGGGAAAGTACTACTTCCGGGCGGACCTGGGGGGGTACAACCAGTACACCTACTCCGAGCACGCCAACCTCTACATACTAG ACGAGCCCTTTGTGGTCCAGCCTCAGGAAATAATCTCGGGCTCCGAGACGGAGATCACATGCTTGGTGGATGATAACTGCCCCGACATGAAGCCCACGGTGACTTGGATGGACATCGAGGGGCTGGAGCATCACATGGTGTTCGCCCGCCTGGAGGAGAACAATCTCTCTTGGAAGCAGACCTCTACCCTGAAATTCCTGCCCTCCCATAAGAACAATGGGCAGCGGCTCGGCTGTAGAGTCACCTATCCGGGCACAGAACTGGAGTATAAGGGATTTGTGACCATGGATGTAAAAT ATGCCCCGCGGATCGTGGATATCAACTCGTCCACGGAAACCACAGAAGGCACACAGCTGGTGTTTGTCTGCGTCGTTGATAGTAACCCCATGTCACGTATTATGTGGCTGAAGGATGACGTGGTTTTAAAGGAAGATTTCACAGGAAACCTCACCCTAGAGCTGGAGTACGTAACCTACAACCATGATGGGGTGTACCTGTGCGCTGCCGAGAACGACTATGGGAGGACCAACAAGTCCATGGGGCTGGCCGTCATGT ATGCCCCTTGGAAACCTTCGGTGAACGTATCGCTTGTTGCAATTGAAGGCGAGACGGTAACCATGTTCTGCAACACCCAGGGGAACCCCGACCCCATCCTCTCCATTGTCAAAGATAAGCAAATCCTCAACTCTGTCATCTTTGAGAATGAGCTGGTCCTGGAGATCCCGTCGGTCACCCACGAGCATGACGGGGAGTATTGGTGTCTGGCCGAAAATCAATATGGACACAGCAACAGCTCCTTCAACCTCACCGTTGTGT TTTCGCCGATAGTTTTATCCGAATCTAAGTGCACGGTGACGAAGGACAACGTTCAGTGCATGTGCACGGTCAAGTCCAACCCCGACCCGTACATCATGTTCGAGATCCCCGAAAAGAACTTTACAGTTAGCGAGCTGAACGCAGAGTTCGTCCACTCCCAGAGGAACGGCTACACGGTGAGCAGCATCCTGACGCTGCAGAAGGAGACGGAGCTTCCGAAAGTCGTCCTGTGTTCTGCGAGCAATCTGTACGGCAAGAAGATCCACGAGCTCGGCTTCCAGGACACCG ACAGCATGCTCTGGGCGAAGATCGGTCCCGTGGGAGCCGTGGTGGTGTTCGTCATCCTTGTCGCGGTCGGTGGCTACATGATTAAAACCAGAGAAAA AAAGCCCATGACAGAAAGTTCTAGTTTCATCCAGACAGAGACTTCACCGTCGTACAGCGGAGACGCATCGAAGAAGAAACCTTTAGGAAAAATCGAG
- the MAG gene encoding myelin-associated glycoprotein isoform X2, with protein sequence MEWRWKSLPLLFILIEGALSRHWAAWMPASISAFKDTCVAIPCSFNYPEDIRPTMIHGIWYFNSPYPKNFPPVVFKSKTSTAHEIYMGRTKMIGDLQESNCSIQIDQVSSELQGKYYFRADLGGYNQYTYSEHANLYILDEPFVVQPQEIISGSETEITCLVDDNCPDMKPTVTWMDIEGLEHHMVFARLEENNLSWKQTSTLKFLPSHKNNGQRLGCRVTYPGTELEYKGFVTMDVKYAPRIVDINSSTETTEGTQLVFVCVVDSNPMSRIMWLKDDVVLKEDFTGNLTLELEYVTYNHDGVYLCAAENDYGRTNKSMGLAVMYAPWKPSVNVSLVAIEGETVTMFCNTQGNPDPILSIVKDKQILNSVIFENELVLEIPSVTHEHDGEYWCLAENQYGHSNSSFNLTVVFSPIVLSESKCTVTKDNVQCMCTVKSNPDPYIMFEIPEKNFTVSELNAEFVHSQRNGYTVSSILTLQKETELPKVVLCSASNLYGKKIHELGFQDTDSMLWAKIGPVGAVVVFVILVAVGGYMIKTREKKPMTESSSFIQTETSPSYSGDASKKKPLGKIESGEISSLEVK encoded by the exons ATGGAATGGCGGTGGAAATCATTACCTTTACTCTTCATTCTAATAGAAG GTGCGTTGAGTAGACACTGGGCAGCTTGGATGCCAGCGTCCATTTCTGCTTTTAAAGACACTTGCGTAGCCATCCCATGTAGCTTCAACTATCCAGAAGACATCCGACCAACGATGATCCACGGCATCTGGTACTTCAACAGTCCGTACCCTAAAAACTTCCCTCCCGTGGTCTTCAAATCCAAGACCAGCACGGCGCATGAGATCTACATGGGACGCACCAAAATGATTGGGGACCTCCAGGAGTCCAACTGCTCCATACAGATCGACCAGGTCAGCAGTGAGCTGCAGGGAAAGTACTACTTCCGGGCGGACCTGGGGGGGTACAACCAGTACACCTACTCCGAGCACGCCAACCTCTACATACTAG ACGAGCCCTTTGTGGTCCAGCCTCAGGAAATAATCTCGGGCTCCGAGACGGAGATCACATGCTTGGTGGATGATAACTGCCCCGACATGAAGCCCACGGTGACTTGGATGGACATCGAGGGGCTGGAGCATCACATGGTGTTCGCCCGCCTGGAGGAGAACAATCTCTCTTGGAAGCAGACCTCTACCCTGAAATTCCTGCCCTCCCATAAGAACAATGGGCAGCGGCTCGGCTGTAGAGTCACCTATCCGGGCACAGAACTGGAGTATAAGGGATTTGTGACCATGGATGTAAAAT ATGCCCCGCGGATCGTGGATATCAACTCGTCCACGGAAACCACAGAAGGCACACAGCTGGTGTTTGTCTGCGTCGTTGATAGTAACCCCATGTCACGTATTATGTGGCTGAAGGATGACGTGGTTTTAAAGGAAGATTTCACAGGAAACCTCACCCTAGAGCTGGAGTACGTAACCTACAACCATGATGGGGTGTACCTGTGCGCTGCCGAGAACGACTATGGGAGGACCAACAAGTCCATGGGGCTGGCCGTCATGT ATGCCCCTTGGAAACCTTCGGTGAACGTATCGCTTGTTGCAATTGAAGGCGAGACGGTAACCATGTTCTGCAACACCCAGGGGAACCCCGACCCCATCCTCTCCATTGTCAAAGATAAGCAAATCCTCAACTCTGTCATCTTTGAGAATGAGCTGGTCCTGGAGATCCCGTCGGTCACCCACGAGCATGACGGGGAGTATTGGTGTCTGGCCGAAAATCAATATGGACACAGCAACAGCTCCTTCAACCTCACCGTTGTGT TTTCGCCGATAGTTTTATCCGAATCTAAGTGCACGGTGACGAAGGACAACGTTCAGTGCATGTGCACGGTCAAGTCCAACCCCGACCCGTACATCATGTTCGAGATCCCCGAAAAGAACTTTACAGTTAGCGAGCTGAACGCAGAGTTCGTCCACTCCCAGAGGAACGGCTACACGGTGAGCAGCATCCTGACGCTGCAGAAGGAGACGGAGCTTCCGAAAGTCGTCCTGTGTTCTGCGAGCAATCTGTACGGCAAGAAGATCCACGAGCTCGGCTTCCAGGACACCG ACAGCATGCTCTGGGCGAAGATCGGTCCCGTGGGAGCCGTGGTGGTGTTCGTCATCCTTGTCGCGGTCGGTGGCTACATGATTAAAACCAGAGAAAA AAAGCCCATGACAGAAAGTTCTAGTTTCATCCAGACAGAGACTTCACCGTCGTACAGCGGAGACGCATCGAAGAAGAAACCTTTAGGAAAAATCGAG